The window attagctttctattaaaggttttgtctagtcggtggtggttgctctcatatccaagaaggtcatgtgcctcgccacgtcagtactgggaaccttttatggaaattaatatttaatggaattaataacttaaggagacttgggtcgaacgtgttaagttccgcaggagatccaagtcaaaacctaaaagaacaaatagattaagttttggatcaaacgtgttaagttccgcaggcgatccaaaatttaatttaaaagaacacatggtagctaggaaaaggttcagacctttgtacaaaatttttgtacagtggaacctataggttttccgagtagcaaccaacaggtaatccctattttaaagtttaatccaaATTCAGACTCCTACATGCTTGTTAGCGAAAATGACAATTATGTACTCATGCATAATTATAGATTTAGGTATactgataggaatagggttaacacgGTAGATAATCGTAGGAAATCATGTACTAAGgttagacctaataagacccaaaccactttccctaagggaaggaaagtgggtgaaaatCTAGGCATTAAttccaagaaagggagacacGTGCCTAGGaaaggtaggtctaggaatgtccatgatggGCATGGTGATTCTAGGGTTAAAACCTAGAATTGAAAAAATCAAGTTTTAAGGGAAAAGCTTGATAGGTTAGAGAAAgtcctagataggttcattattagacctaaaggacttgacatgtatttgggtgatCAAAAATCCAAAAAAGTCAAATTAGGTTCCTCCAAGGCCAAGAAGAAATCATATACTAGGGTAGCAAATGATattggcaagggagagtcatccaagaccaataagaaggaatatgctagggtgacatataattatgacaaggatgaggtgtccaaggttaaggacatgaagaaattaaccaaagacaaggtgtctaaggttaaaaaGGTAAAATGTATAGGTCAAGCGTCACCCAAGGTGCACCGacgtggcctagccatagtggatgaatcacctagggaggtggctaaggctaagagatctaggggagctcaaagagtctttgggacatatggtaaatggatctcaagtgggtattaCTTTGGAGTATAGAAGAGTCATGGAATGTGTCAAAAGATTTTGGAGACGGACTTAAATCTCAAACTTAGGGAATTAGCACAATTAGGTTGaatttcatgcatgaaaatatgatttgggttaatattacatgaaaattagtttttaatgtatagatgtcatataaactaatgctagggatacattatggtttagtatggacaGATACATCAATAGGAAgtcaaaactaagactttaggttaaggttcaattgaatcatttagctaattttagattttttttgtcaatcttgggataagtgataaatatatattttcatatattttttccaagtagaaaaGGGTAagatagacctctccacaaaatttgaaaatttttggaaGTCTGTGAAATTTCTAGTACATTTTTGAAGTTAGGTCAGAAAGATTGATTTTTGCTAAAATAGAGTATCAGTCTACTGGTgcagatatcagtcgactggtagcagtATTTTCAAGTACAGAATGTCTTTGTAAGTTTGTTTTGATGAGGGCAGACAACTGGGGTCAATGGCAGTCGACTAATGCAGGCTAGAAGTGTAATACCCcgattctgagattctggttaagtatggcttaaaaggttagatggtaccatccatatcaccaaggtgcaccttccttttcggaagctcaaacttaagaactccaaagttaagcgttcttggcttggagaaatctaaggatgggtgacctcttgggaagttttctagggtgtgtgcgagtgaggacaaaacacgctgaaaggacctccggtggtttgtcgagctagtcgtcaacccgatggacaattctGGTAGCGTTCCcgattcggtccgggtggggcccgcccgggccggggcgttacagatggtatcagagctaccttgcgaccgtgagtgcgccaatggcaggagcacccagggcaccacctagcgagggagattttgggatttgtctgtggtatGATTTCTGGTTACACAACGAAGGCGTTGtatctttaagtgggggtgattgtaataccccgattCTGAGATTCTTGTTAAGTATGGCtttaaaggttagatggtaccatccatatcaccaaggtgcaccttccttttcggaagcccaaacttaagaattccaaagttaagcgtgcttggtttGGAGAAATCTTAGGATGGGTAACCTCCtcggaagttttccagggtgtgtgcgagtgaggacaaagcaggctgaaaggacctccggtggtctgtggagctagtcgtcaacccgatgggcaattctggtggtgttcccggttcggtccgggtggggcccgcccgggccggggcgttatagGAAGTGTTTTCCAGCCATAGAAAATGATCGAAAggatggtgaacatgtatgtaatcttatgagagattaatacatgatgtttatggtcattagaggttaaagagtctaataattgagatattattggagctctttttgatgtatgacaaggAGGAGAAGTTTAGGTAAATGGGAAACTTACACACCTTTGCAACAAATCCTAACTCAAtagagagcttaggtgaagggggagcgattggtTATTtattggcaaagggggagaagtttaccttgcaagaaatcctagctaagAGGAAGCTTAATTGAAGGAAGAGCATAGGGTTAAGTTCCATGACTTATGCATGTGCAGtttgcatgtttatttgcattgttattatatttatatttccttaacttaaacgggttgccaaacatcaaaaagggagagattattggagcaatctatgtgaccctaggttttgatgtttaggcaaaggtttaagttaggtttattattgtattttatatgcattatgagtgtgcaggatacaggtacaacaaggagagtctaagtgtaatcttggcaaaggaggaaagtccaagggtgagtcttggcggtgtaagttcaagcatgtagccttggtaacgtaagttcaagtgtgatttggaaatggatgaagtcccggatgTGTGACCTCTTGGCAAacgaagacccgacaataaggacaaggccgaaggaagctccagaaggtaagacgtgaaggatggggagacatccgagggacgcgaggctaatggaggaggctagaagactagGTTTAGGTTGGTcgagcgaggacgagtgctgagtgaatgcacTCGGGGGTTAAATCTTAAGGTTAGGATTTGACCAGTTGATTGGAGTAGGGCACAGAATATTTCTATGCCCAACGGCTGTGAAAACAGGTGAGTGGTATTGTAGCAGTCAACAGGCACTGTAGCAATCAATCAGTACTGTAGCAATTAACCAAttattgtagcagttactgtagtagtcgactggtgcactgtagtagtcgactggtgcactgtagcagtcgactggtatcgaatcGTTGGCCTGTAACAGTCAAATTCTActtaagaccagtcgactggtgcttttACCAGTCTACTGGTGGTGGTAAAATAGCTTGGTGTTTTCCTcctgagctctatttaatagagttcggggtgcttgggcaaggttgacgaaatagaaaTGGTTAACCCTTATTAGAAGTCTACCAAAGCCCTCTTGTGTGTTCAAGTGTACTTAAGtaaagttgtggtgaggtttctccacccacaaaggaagtcatccaccgacggatcggaatcgtccaccttatggatagttatggagtaggagtaagtgatctccaAACTACATTACATAAACGTGTTaggtttgtttgtatttcttgtcttCTAGGGTCTAGCTTTTTCTTGTTAGTTTTGTTTTATATTTCCGCTACGTACTAATAAGTGTAGGAAGCGATGATTTGgatgacaagctattcacccctccctcctTCTAGTGGACGTCAAGGTCTTAACAGATTACCTATAGAAGCAATCAAAAATCATGAAGAGTAGTAATTAATTGGactataaatcaaataaaattgatTATGTTTTAATCTTTACTTTTTATTCTACTACTAATATACTTTGATTCAATTCTACGAACATAACAAAAGAAGTTTTCAAATGAACGCATATTCACAACCCCCTCTATAGTGTTTTTGGGTCCTACATCTATCACttgaaataatttatatttatttgattACAAATCTAATTAACCTTACTAAATAAGACTAGATAAACATTGAACCATATGAGTGATCAGCGTATTTAGATCATTAACAACATCAAACTTAGAATCAAGGTCTCTAGCCTACACCTaccaataatttttttatccCAATCCATTTGGGGAATGAATGAACAAAAATGTAATCTAGTTGAACGAActgtatttaatttatataattatgcatTAAATCTATTCATCTattcaaaattttatcaagtttaatttaaatttttttatcaagcttaataatgataatattgtctttataaattaattaaatagcatatctaataaaacaaatatatattgttttttcaattttaaaatataatatataataaaaatatataaaatgacTTTGACTGGCCGTTCGGATACTAGCTTACCGAGTATCTTGCCTCAGTGCTCCGATACCGGATCCCGAACACCCTAATTCAATTCTCGAACACTAATGTTCTCTGAGCATTAGGCTTAGTGCTCAAATATTGGCTCCCCCGAGTACCTAGCTTAGTGCTCAGATATTAGCTTCTCCGATCATCCTAACTTAGTGCTCAGATATCCCTGACTTAGTACTCAGATATTGACTTCTCGAGCATCATAGCTTCTTACTCAGAGATTGACATTCCCAAGCATCAATGCAATCGAGTTTTGGGCTTCGACTCCAGGTAACCTATATAGAGATTCCAGTTGTTGGATCTGGTTCCCTGGTGCCTTCAAAGGAATATGTGGTGTTTTATTGATGAAGAAGTAGCTAATGATTGTCGGATCTAATTCCTTGATCGCTTTTAGAGGAACACATGACAACTTGTGATTGGAGAAGTCTCTAATAATTATCAGATCCGGTTCCCTTACTGGCCTTTAAGAGGAGGGTGAAGGAGTGCACGACGTCTAACGTGATGCTCTTCGGCCGATTATATAAGCTCCATCGAAGGTCAGGTAAATGTATGATTTTTTTCTTGCACATGGAGATGACTCTTCTCCTAAAAGTTCTTCTCCTTTTCGATTTCTTCTTCTAGTTTTGCATCTTTGATACGAGCATGAGAGAGGTCGCACTAACCAAATTAGCCAACGCCTAACCAGTGTTACTTTTTTGTCACCAGATCTCATGAGTTTGAGAGGCAATCTAGTTTTAGTTTTATAGAGAGGAAGAACCAAGCAAGTAAAAAACATACATCATCCTAAAATATTAtatctattttatatttaaataaaaataaaatttaatataaatttagATAGGttgtaaataatattatatataaatgtGAACGAGTAAAAACTTTATTCAAGAATGtttatcttatttatttatatattttatatcattaaagaaatataaataagaTTAATCAAATTGAATGCCAAATTTATTGGCCAATGTATATCCACTAGTCCACGTTGGAGAGACAAAATGATATGTCAATAAATATCCACTAGTTCATGTCCAAAGCTAAGAAATTTCTCcaatgaaataataataataaaatcctATTTCACAAATTTTGTTTgctcaaaataaaattattcccGGACTTGGAGCTCAAAAATTATAGTAATGCAaagataaataagaaattaccttatttatttatttttatgttcaTTACTCAGCTAATCTTCATACGTCATGGAGAAAGAACAAGTTTACCAAATCTTGAAAATTGATGTGTTATGTGTAGAATTGACTTTAAAATTAGATAATGAGACCACCGTCACACTGATTCTCTAGTGAAGCATAACCAACtatatcattttattttattttattttattttaaaaaaacatatattTAGAAAGACTAAAGAAACAATTTAGCGGTTCAACATTAATTTAATCGCTAATTTAGAgatgaaatttaaatttcattGCTAATAAATTTCATTTCTAATTCGATCATTAATAGACATTTTTTTTAGTGTGTATAATTAGTTTGTTGAATTTGGTTTGATAGGTACAAAATAGACGAGTTGATGCATTGCACCTTTGATGTTAATGGTTTTGAGTTGTCTATTCCATATAATAAAGAGCTTGTGGCTCTCATCTACATCCATTCGATGAGGAAAAAAAGATAAGTTTTCCTACGTAATAGAGACCAATCCAAGCTACCACATTTAAGTACAAGATAACTATCCtcatttttaataataaatttataatattttaatttgattttattgttTCAAAATGTTCTTTATCAACCTCAATGTGTGTCAACTAGTAGTGTAAATAAATCCTAGGATCACTCGTGCCTGGTTCGATTTAGTCTAATTCAATCTTATTTGAATTATGTTTAACATTGTTCACAAGCCGAGTTGAACAAAGATAACTCAACACATACACAATTCCAGTCAGGCACAACATAGACCTTGAGCATGACTTAATTACATGTCGAACCCAATCTAGGTAATGAGCCTAACCGtgacttaaaaatatatttttttaaaataacaaaaattagaaattttaaaatgaaataaaattataaaattaacaaatatatattgcttttaatcatttttaaaactataTTATTTTTTGAAGAGACAAAAGAGTTATTTAGTTACAACTTAAATGGTTATTAATTCAAGACAAAAGAAAAcattaaaaatctccttcgttgaaggcggggAAGtctcttatactctttgaacatTCAGGAATAAGGTAGGAAATGAATACTTAAGTTGTTgattatttcctaggtccaagggtctttttatagtcctTGGAAAATTTTATCCGAGACTAGAAGGCGCCACCAACAAggtagaaggcgcctccaacaagacaagcgaagataagattttatctttGCTATCGGTTAATTTTGCCtaatctaaggcgccttcaaaggattgaaggcgccttccaccagaaaggcgtgagggcgccttcaacaactGCTGCAGAGTTCCACACTTTTTCATTGGCTCTTTTGCTACTCCGCTCACTTTGGTGATTTCAACCATTCGGAATTGAGCTCACATGGGcccatcttccggccttctcctcgaggaAGCTTCTACTCCAACTTCTCATCCTTCAAAAATGTGGcgcgctcccttctcgtccgccaacgtactcttctgtagcagcacatccttcggacgcaccgagcccatcgactctctctcatgtcgtccttctcgctagttatgTTTTTCGCTCAACTTCTATGCTCCTaggttcctgcacacttagacacgggaTATCAAAATATAACAGGATCTAACATGACTtcattaatcacatcaaaacaaccacgaagTACTTACAATAGATACAACTATGATTTTTTTAGAATAATCGATAAAATATAGATGAATTGATATGATTATATCGATATGCAAAAGAGCAAAAATAAATGGATTGATGTGTTATGatataaaaaggataaaaaagagaaaattatagtaaaaattgaagagagagaagaggagagaaCGATGAAGAACAGAATTGAGGTGACTAGAAAAATGATACAGATAGTAGAAATTAGATTATAAATAATAAGAAGTTGAAATTACTaataaagttaaaattatttttagtatgaaCATCATTAAATCAATTGAAAGTGGGTTATACTAAGTAAACAAGGTAACATTATATCACCCGAGTCATTTTCGTACCTGATTTAGATGACTGAGATGAATCAGTATCTCCAAAAATAATTCAGATGTCCGGAGTCACTTTGGAATGCCTCAATTTAGCTCAGTCATGGAAATAAAtcagagatatatatatatatataaacaaataaaaaagataaagatGAAAAACAGATGACCATATCTAAATTAATTTAGACGCCCGAATATATATAAGAGTCGCAGAACGCCGTATCATTACTCTATAAAATTTTATACATAAAGAAACAAAAaagataaagataaaaaaaaaggcGACCTTTTTGTCTTAATCCAATGTATCTCTCTTAATATGGGGTCCACTGTATTAAATTCTCAGCTAAATTTTCTCCCACATTTTCACCGTGTCTCCATCTCGAGCGGGCCCCTTTCAACACAATTCCAACCAATGAACTGTCTCGTCTTTTATTTATACCTTCCCCCTCCTATCAAACGCTGCATACCCACCCGCACACGGACGAATCAGTGGATCCTCGAACTTTATAGGATCGAGATCAAGATCTTTGATCCATTCCAAGAATCTGATGAATCAAGGAAACAATTGTGCAGCTTGTGCTCGTGAACTCGCGGGTAGAAGAGAAGATAGCCGTGAAAAGAATCAAAACCCGAGGTAAACAAGTCGGAACCATTCACTTCGCTGTTCTTGCTATCTTTGGTTCACAAGAAGAGATCGAATGAAGAGGCTCAGAAGCTCCGATTCGTTTGAAGGTCTGTAATCCCCTaaagattgattttttttatttttattttgggggTTAGTGGCTTCAAATTTAGGGATTATTAATTTGATCACAACTGCTTCAGCGGAAGAAAGGGGCAAGTTTGAGGAGTGCGAGGAGGATCTTGCCGGCATCAATGAGGCGGAACCGGCGTTGGGGGAGAAGAAACGGCGGCTTAGCGCTGAGCAGGTGAAGGCCCTGGAGAAGAACTTCGAGGTGGAGAACAAGCTGGAGCCGGACAGGAAGGAAAGGCTAGCGCAGGACCTAGGCCTGCAACCGCGCCAGGTGGGCGTGTGGTTTCAGAACCGCCGCGCGCGGTGGAAGACGAAGCAGATGGAGCGCGACTACGCCGCCCTCAGCGCCCGCCACGACGCCCTCAAGCTCGACTGCAACGCCCTCCACCGCGTCAAGGAGGCGCTCCTCGCAGAGGTGAGCAAGCATGCAGACGAGTTATTCGATAGATTGTCGTAACGAGTTCCGCTACGCGTCTCATGACTCATCCCTGTTTTAATGGGTTGGACTCAGATAAGAGAGCTCAAAGGCAAGATTGCGGAACGCTCTGAGATGAAAGCAGTGGAGGAAGAAGGAATGCCTGCTTTGATCTACACCAAGGACGGGGCCTCCGACAGCGACACGAGCGCGGTGTTGAACGATGAAGCAGGCCCATATGCTGTCGCCGTGGTGTTGGACGACCAACAGCGACACTGTTTGATGGAATTCAAGTCTCAGAACACTTCTTCAATGCGCTTGGGGAATGAGGAGGAGAATAACTGCTGCTACTTGGAGGAGGAATTCATGGGGGAGGAGCTCTGCAGCAGCTTCTTCTCCGAGGAGCCAGCTGCGAGCCTCCCCTGGTATTGCTCCCAAGGATGGGAGTAATTAAGAAGTCTGACTTCAAGTCGTCGTCTTTTGTAAAGGTGATAAATATTAGCTTCCTGCTTTGGTTGCGGAGACGATTTGGGCAAAGGGAAACTTGATCGCTAGCAATTGCATGATGGAAGGCTACATAAAGCGTCTTGTAATCAATGTTTAAtatattcttcaaaatttataGGCTTAAATAAGAGGCAGGCTTCTTATGAGTATGATAGGTTGTGTTTGGGGAAAAGTTTAAGATAATTAGTTgtgagaagaaacaaaatggcaaaaattaaaatagcaaatagcatttttttttttaactttttgttTAGGGTCATCTTTTGATTTatcttttttaaagaaaaacaatTGAATTATCCAATCTCTTCTGGACCTTTATCCCCTACCATAGGCTTGGATCCCTATCCTTCCTCTTTAATATATGATTATCATCTTGCATAGAAATGATCGTCTAGatctataaaaatttattatcGACCATGAAAGTAAATCCTGAAATATAAACAATTTATGGTTCTACAACTAAGGGGATCTCCAATGATTAAATCCCTAAATGAGATTTTTTATAACCCCAATGTGTCGTATAAATGTCATatcaataataaaaaatttactattttttcTATAATAAAAAAATCTCCCTATAACATTTTTATCGGGCATTCCAGATTAGAAACCCTATTGTATTTTTGGATTATTAATTCTGGTGCAGCTAATCATAAGGCTAGCTCATCAAATATTTGTTAGATATCTATCCCATGTTTAGGTAGAGATAAAGAATGAATAGCTGATGGTTCTTTTTATTTTGTGCCTGGTAAAGCATATGTGATCGCTATTTGCGACAATATAGTTTGCATTACAAGTTTCAATGAAATTGCAACGGTGTGGTTCATTTGTCATAGAAAATCATCCATGAAAATTAGCTATAACAATTTGTAATGGCTTTGAGATAAATCATCAACTCATCATAATTGGTTAGGGCATTTGTGACAACCTAAGTTACTATCACAAATGTTGAAGGTTTTCATGTGATAATTTTAGCATTTGTAGAGTCTATTGTGACAAAATTGCTTTATATTGATTTAAACTCTTGCATATTGGTAGAAAATCCTCCAAATCTAAGACAGGTTCTTTGATGCAAGTAGGTAGTAGAAGTGAAGTGTAAATTGAGAAAGACAGGGAAGGTCACAAGTTGAAATTCCACCGTTTACTTTGCATTAAATTACTTGCAGACGTCAGTTAAATCAATCAAGTAAAACTGCGTTCTAATGCAGAGATAATAGCCACCGTTTGAACCTCGAACTACAACAAAATCAGAATGCAACAAGAAGGTTGAACAAATTAGTCATCCTATCAATCTGAGATAGTTTCCGTGTATTAGAGTATAGATCCAGAAAAACCATACAAAGATGTGTGCACATTCCCAAGTGTCTATCAACAGGCTTATCAGCACCGTTTGATTTCGAAATCAACGAAAGGAAGTACCAAACGATCGAAGAAAGAAAGGAACACAAGAAGCTAGCTCGTGAAACACAGAAGACTCGAGAAAGAGAAGAAAGTTTTCTTACCGTATCTTTTGCCACTTGACTCAATTCCATTCAAGGGAAACAAGAACCCACAGAAGGAGAGAGAGCAAAAACAACAACAGGACGAGGA is drawn from Zingiber officinale cultivar Zhangliang chromosome 1B, Zo_v1.1, whole genome shotgun sequence and contains these coding sequences:
- the LOC121986220 gene encoding homeobox-leucine zipper protein HOX13-like encodes the protein MKRLRSSDSFEAEERGKFEECEEDLAGINEAEPALGEKKRRLSAEQVKALEKNFEVENKLEPDRKERLAQDLGLQPRQVGVWFQNRRARWKTKQMERDYAALSARHDALKLDCNALHRVKEALLAEIRELKGKIAERSEMKAVEEEGMPALIYTKDGASDSDTSAVLNDEAGPYAVAVVLDDQQRHCLMEFKSQNTSSMRLGNEEENNCCYLEEEFMGEELCSSFFSEEPAASLPWYCSQGWE